CGCCGGGGCGTTCTTCGCGGGCCGGCGGGGCCTGGTCGTTTGGTCGTTGTACGTCCTGGGAATCGTGCTCGCCACAGCCGCGGCCAAGGTGTTCAGCAAGTTGTTGTTCCCCGGCGAGTCGGCGCATTTCGTAATGGAGCTCCCGCCGTACCGGGTACCGACGCTGCGAGGCGCGCTGCTCCACGCCTGGGAGCGAAGCCGCGAATTCGTGACGCGCGCCGGCGGCATCATACTCGCGGCCTCGGTCCTGCTTTGGGGCCTGGCCAACCTTCCGCCCGGCATAGCCTACGCGAGTCGCGACAGCATCCTGGGGAAAGCTGGCGCGCTTATAGCGCCGGCGTTCCGGCCCGCCGGCTTCGGCGAATGGGAGCCGGCCGTCGCGCTCGTCGCGGGTATAATGGCGAAAGAGGCCGTAGTATCCACGTTGGGCGTCCTTTACGGCGCCGGCCGGGAAGGGCTCACGAACGTGTTGCGCGCGACGTTCACGCCGCTGTCGGCCTACGCCTTCATGGTCATGTCGTTGATATACATCCCCTGCGCCGCGACCATCGCCGTCATTCGCCGCGAGACCGGCTCGTGGCGCTGGACGCTATTCGCGACCGGTTACACTATAATATTGGGGTGGTTGATGGCGACGCTCGTCTACCAGGGCGGCAGGCTTTTAGGGCTGGGGTAGAAACGAAAAGGGTATGTGGGAAACTATAATAATATTGGCGGCGGTCGTTATCGGCGCCGTCGCCGTACTCCTTATTATTAAACGCCAGGCCAAGGGGGGCGCGCCGGGTTGCTGCGGCTGCCCGTACGGCCGCGACCCGTCGGCTTGCGCGCCGCGTGAAGTAAAAGCCGCGCTACCAGAACGGTGCGGGAAAAAATATTTGACTCTAAAGTAATTTTGAATTAAAATATGGCCAACAAAATACGGTAATATACAAATAGAGTACGGGACGAGAGCAATGTCTAGGTTTGAAGAAAAACTAAACGAGTTAGAAAAAGCGTTTACCCCAGCCGCTCCTATAAACAAAAGGGAGTTCTTCGCAGGAAGAGTAAACGAAATCGTAAAAGTGATTGACGCGGTTAAAGAAAAAGGAGCGCACGCAATCGTTTACGGAGAAAGGGGCGTAGGAAAAACATCGTTGGCGAATATAACAGCTGAAGTTATTTCTGAGGCCGCTGTAATAAAAACGAGTTGTGTTTCTTACGATAAATACGAAGATATATGGGATAAAACTTTAAAACGGATAAAGATGATTGGCGAACAAAGGAGAATAGGATATATAGAAGACGTTAATGTTGTAGAATATACCGCTCGGGAATTCATACCAGAAGGTCAAGAGATTAAACCCGAAAACGTAGCAGACATTATAAGTGGTATTTTTAATAAAGGAATAATTATTGTCGATGAATTCGATAGAATAAAGGGGGAAAAAATAAAGAGATTAATGGCTGATACCATAAAATATATTTCCGATAATATATCTGGTATAACCTTGGTCATTGTTGGCGTCGCATTAACAGTAGATGAATTAATCGGCGAACACCATTCGATAGAAAGAAATTTGAAACAAATAAAATTAGAGAGGATGAAAGAAGAGGAGTTAAAAGAAATCATAGATAAGGGGTCGCGGTTACTAAATATGGTTATCGACGATGCTGTTGCCGCTGATATCGTTAAACTATCCCAAGGTTTCCCGCATTATACACATTTACTTTCTAAATATAGCGCTAAATTTGCGCTAATTAATTCTAGGTTTTCGATTAATTCCGAAGACCTAAATGATGCAGTAATGTTCAGCTTAAAAGACGTAAGCGAAACGATACGCAACGCCTACTTACGGGCCTCCGCTTCGACAAGAGCTACGATATTCCCCGAAGTAATACTCGCTTGTGCTTTAACAAAATTCGACGAATACGCGACTTTTAGGGCTAAAGATGTTGAAATACCTTTGTCGGATATCCTAGGGCAAAAAGTAGATATAACGAAATTTTCTTACCACTTAGGAAAACTAATAAACCCTGACCGAGGGCCTTTATTAGAACGAATAGGCGGTAAGGGCCGGCACCGGTATCGTTTCTTAAACCCGTTAATGATACCTTACATTGTTTTGAAAGGGCGTGAGAGAGGATTAATATAAACGTTAATTGCTTAATACCGTAAAACCTTAAAAAAACCGCCCCGTTGGGGGCGGTTTGCGATATCGGCTCCGCCTATATTCGGTCCAGGCCCGCCGCCAAGTCGTCGACCAGGTCGCCCGGGTCCTCCAAGCCTACCGATATTCGGATATACCCCTCGCTTAGGCCGACGTCGGCCAGCTCCTCTTTCGGGTAGCCGTGATGGGTCGTCGACGCCGGGTGTTCGATTAGCGTCATGACGTCGCCCAAGCTGACGGCCTGGACGCAAACGTTAAGGCCGTCGAGGAGCTTTTTGGCGTCGCCGAAGTTCGCCACGTCGAAGCCCACCATCCCGCCGAAGAGGCGCATCTGTTTCGCCGCAAGCTCGTGCCCCGGGTGGCTCGGCAGGCCCGGGTAGTATACTTTTTTGACCTTGTCGTGCTCCGCGAGGAACTCCGCGACCTTTTGCGCGTTGGCGCAATGGCGGTCCATACGCAGCGGTAACGTCTTTAAACCGCGCAGGAACAGAAAGGCGTTGAAAGGCGACGTCGTCGCGCCGAGGTCCTTGTACGTACTTCCCCGCATTTCGTCCATCGCCTCTCGCGGCCCGGCGACCATACCGCCGATGCAGTCGCCGTGGCCGCCGATGTACTTCGTCGCCGAGTGTACCGCGTACGTCGCGCCGAGTTTTATGGGTTGCGTGAGGTACGGCGTCCCGAACGTATTGTCCACCGCGAGCGGTACGCCGGCCTTTCGCGCGACGTCGGCTACGGCGGCGATATCGACGATGTGGAGCAACGGGTTGGACGGCGTCTCCAAAAATATCAGCTTCGTGTTGTCGCGGATATTTTCCCCGACCGCGTCCGCCGTCATATCCGTTAGATAGGTTACGTCTATCCCGAAGCGCGGAAAGTGCTTCGTGAAAAGCTCGTACGTGCCGCCGTAGAGTTCTTTTTGAACCAGGAAGTGGTCGCCCGCGGAACAGTGGTACAGCGCCAGCGCGTTTATGGCCGCCAATCCGGAGGCGAAAGTAAGGCCCGCGTCGGCACCCTCCAACAACGCGAGGTTCTTCTCGAGCTTCTCGTTCGTCGGGTTCGAAAGGCGGGTATAGATGTAACCCTGCTCTTCCTTGGCGAAGAGAGCCGCGCCCCGGTCCGCGGTAAAATACGAGAAGGTCGAAGTCTGATATATCGGCGTCGCGACGGCGCCTGTTTTCTCATCGCAGGGCGCCGCGCCCTGGACGGCCAGCGTATGAAAGTCTAACTCTTTCACGAAGTCTCCTTGACCTAAAGAACGTTATGGGAACCTTTACGCGCCAATATAAGACGGCCGGGGCTTAAAGTCAAGCCGGCGCTTAGCGCGTTATGACCATCTTCCTCGCCGCGCCGTCGCCCCCGGCGTCCAGCCGGTACACGTAAACCCCCGGCGGCAGCGACGACACGTCCGCGCGGACCTCGTGCGTCCCGGCGTGCGCGAAGCCGCGGAACATCGTACCCACCCGCCGCCCGGCGAGGTCGTAGAGCGCGAGCGACACGTCGGCCCCCGCTTCCAGCGAAAACGGTATCGTCGTAGTCCCAAGCGCCGGGTTCGGATAGTTCTGGCTAAGCGCGAACGTCGTCTTGCGGACCCAGCCGCGCTTCGGGCCGAAGGTCTCGGTCCCGCCGCCGGCGAGCACGGCCTCCAGCCAGTAGTCGTACGCCGCCCCGCCGACGACGCCGGCATCCGTGTACGAGAACGACGACGCCCTACCGGTAATCAAACCCTCGTTCACCTTAACGAGCAGCGGCCGGTAGCCGCTTACGTCGGCGCGCCGCCGGTAGAG
This region of bacterium genomic DNA includes:
- a CDS encoding AAA family ATPase; amino-acid sequence: MSRFEEKLNELEKAFTPAAPINKREFFAGRVNEIVKVIDAVKEKGAHAIVYGERGVGKTSLANITAEVISEAAVIKTSCVSYDKYEDIWDKTLKRIKMIGEQRRIGYIEDVNVVEYTAREFIPEGQEIKPENVADIISGIFNKGIIIVDEFDRIKGEKIKRLMADTIKYISDNISGITLVIVGVALTVDELIGEHHSIERNLKQIKLERMKEEELKEIIDKGSRLLNMVIDDAVAADIVKLSQGFPHYTHLLSKYSAKFALINSRFSINSEDLNDAVMFSLKDVSETIRNAYLRASASTRATIFPEVILACALTKFDEYATFRAKDVEIPLSDILGQKVDITKFSYHLGKLINPDRGPLLERIGGKGRHRYRFLNPLMIPYIVLKGRERGLI
- a CDS encoding PLP-dependent aspartate aminotransferase family protein, whose product is MKELDFHTLAVQGAAPCDEKTGAVATPIYQTSTFSYFTADRGAALFAKEEQGYIYTRLSNPTNEKLEKNLALLEGADAGLTFASGLAAINALALYHCSAGDHFLVQKELYGGTYELFTKHFPRFGIDVTYLTDMTADAVGENIRDNTKLIFLETPSNPLLHIVDIAAVADVARKAGVPLAVDNTFGTPYLTQPIKLGATYAVHSATKYIGGHGDCIGGMVAGPREAMDEMRGSTYKDLGATTSPFNAFLFLRGLKTLPLRMDRHCANAQKVAEFLAEHDKVKKVYYPGLPSHPGHELAAKQMRLFGGMVGFDVANFGDAKKLLDGLNVCVQAVSLGDVMTLIEHPASTTHHGYPKEELADVGLSEGYIRISVGLEDPGDLVDDLAAGLDRI